A window of Parasynechococcus marenigrum WH 8102 contains these coding sequences:
- a CDS encoding 2Fe-2S iron-sulfur cluster-binding protein: MSEVATYTVRAEFEGTTHSFSCRADQTVLNAAEAAGVTLPSSCCSGVCTTCAAVISDGQVEQPDAMGVKGELQQQGYALLCVAFPRADLTLKAGQEDALYEAQFGQYQK; this comes from the coding sequence CCGCGCCGAGTTCGAGGGCACCACCCATAGCTTCAGCTGCCGTGCCGATCAGACGGTGCTTAACGCTGCTGAGGCTGCCGGCGTCACCCTGCCCAGCTCCTGTTGTTCCGGCGTCTGCACCACCTGCGCTGCGGTGATCAGTGACGGACAGGTGGAGCAACCCGATGCCATGGGCGTGAAGGGAGAGTTGCAGCAGCAGGGTTATGCCCTGCTGTGTGTGGCCTTCCCCCGGGCTGATCTCACCCTCAAGGCCGGCCAGGAGGATGCCCTCTACGAAGCCCAGTTCGGCCAATATCAGAAGTGA